Proteins encoded together in one Microbacterium sp. zg-Y625 window:
- a CDS encoding glutaminase, producing the protein MKSIIPDYLDEALARVASDASGQLADYIPELAAADPTRLAAVFATTDGRLYGAGDVDTEFTIQSISKPFAYAMALDDAGFEAVLAKVGVEPSGEAFNQISLERDTGRPLNPMINAGAITVHSLVGSMQLTAADRVARVIDGLSAFAGRPLGVDEAMCASEMENAHRNLAIAHMLRSHGVLTEDPTVVVDGYIRQCSVRVTTRDLAMMAATLANHGVNPVTGDQVVGERVVRQVLSVMATCGMYDTAGDWATQVGIPAKSGVAGGLIGALPGQVGIATFSPRLDAHGNSVRGISLFEQFSSDMGLHVMEVPATTRTVVRANRTRGSGAGAARVFELQGGIRFAGAERIVREVVDSAPSETRVVFDLTLVSSIDDVARRMLREVVYRLRLDGHHVEIADPDSVMGARVRP; encoded by the coding sequence ATGAAATCGATCATCCCCGACTACCTCGACGAGGCACTCGCCCGCGTGGCATCCGATGCGTCGGGGCAGCTCGCGGACTACATCCCCGAGCTCGCCGCGGCGGATCCCACCCGTCTGGCCGCCGTCTTCGCCACGACCGACGGTCGTCTCTACGGCGCGGGCGATGTCGATACCGAGTTCACGATCCAGTCGATCTCCAAGCCGTTCGCCTACGCGATGGCGCTCGACGACGCCGGGTTCGAGGCCGTGCTCGCGAAAGTCGGCGTCGAGCCGTCGGGCGAGGCGTTCAATCAGATCTCCCTGGAGCGCGACACGGGGCGCCCCCTCAACCCGATGATCAACGCCGGCGCGATCACGGTGCACTCGCTCGTCGGCTCGATGCAGCTGACGGCGGCCGATCGCGTCGCACGCGTCATCGACGGCCTCTCCGCCTTCGCCGGGCGCCCGCTCGGAGTCGACGAGGCGATGTGCGCGTCGGAGATGGAGAACGCGCATCGCAACCTGGCGATCGCGCACATGCTGCGAAGCCACGGCGTCTTGACCGAGGATCCGACCGTCGTCGTGGACGGATACATCCGGCAGTGCTCGGTACGCGTGACCACGCGAGATCTGGCGATGATGGCGGCGACGCTGGCCAACCACGGCGTGAATCCCGTCACCGGCGATCAGGTGGTCGGCGAGCGGGTGGTTCGGCAGGTGCTCAGCGTCATGGCGACGTGCGGCATGTACGACACCGCCGGCGACTGGGCGACGCAGGTCGGCATCCCCGCCAAGAGCGGCGTCGCCGGTGGACTCATCGGCGCGCTGCCAGGCCAGGTGGGCATCGCCACCTTCTCACCCCGACTGGACGCACATGGCAACAGCGTGCGCGGGATCTCCCTGTTCGAACAGTTCTCGTCGGACATGGGGCTGCACGTGATGGAGGTTCCCGCCACCACACGCACGGTCGTGCGGGCCAACCGCACCCGTGGCAGCGGGGCCGGCGCGGCGCGCGTGTTCGAGTTGCAGGGCGGCATCCGATTCGCCGGGGCCGAACGGATCGTCCGCGAGGTGGTGGATTCCGCGCCCTCAGAAACCCGCGTGGTGTTCGACCTCACCCTGGTCTCCTCGATCGACGACGTGGCGCGGCGCATGCTGCGCGAGGTCGTGTACCGGCTCAGGTTGGACGGGCACCACGTCGAGATCGCCGATCCGGACTCGGTCATGGGCGCTCGCGTCCGCCCTTGA
- a CDS encoding MerR family transcriptional regulator: MAWSTRELADLAGTTVNTIRHYHRLGLLDEPERRYNGYKQYGVHHLVRLLRIRRLAQLGIPLSQVGSMGVGESGPDALRAVDAELAANIERLQQARADIAAILRDDAPADAPAGFASVAAHLSEADSSILHIYTRFYDDGALADLRRMVEVDAAAAAVGAEITALTPDADEATRQRLAERLAPTLAQNLIDYPWLSDPAAHVSRSARATRQTFIEAVGELYNSAQIDVLGRAGMLAQERLQAAAATGDDAEAPGHPDDLTLS; the protein is encoded by the coding sequence ATGGCGTGGAGCACCCGCGAGCTCGCGGACCTGGCGGGCACGACCGTGAACACGATCCGGCACTATCACCGCCTGGGCCTGCTTGACGAGCCCGAACGCCGCTACAACGGCTACAAGCAGTACGGGGTGCACCATCTCGTGCGCCTGCTGCGCATCCGCCGGCTGGCGCAGCTGGGCATCCCGCTCTCGCAGGTGGGCTCGATGGGCGTGGGTGAGAGCGGACCGGACGCGCTGCGGGCGGTGGATGCCGAACTGGCCGCCAACATCGAGCGCCTGCAGCAGGCACGCGCCGATATCGCGGCGATTCTGCGCGACGACGCGCCGGCGGACGCGCCCGCCGGATTCGCGTCGGTCGCGGCGCACCTGTCCGAGGCGGACAGCTCGATCCTCCACATCTACACGCGTTTCTACGACGACGGTGCGCTGGCCGACCTGCGACGGATGGTCGAGGTGGATGCCGCGGCCGCCGCGGTCGGCGCCGAGATCACCGCCCTGACGCCCGATGCCGACGAGGCGACCCGACAGCGGCTCGCCGAACGCCTTGCGCCCACCCTGGCGCAGAACCTCATCGACTACCCGTGGCTCTCCGATCCCGCAGCGCACGTGTCGCGCAGCGCCCGCGCCACGCGCCAGACGTTCATCGAGGCGGTGGGGGAGCTGTACAACTCCGCCCAGATCGATGTGCTCGGCCGCGCCGGCATGCTCGCGCAAGAGCGCCTGCAGGCGGCCGCGGCGACGGGCGACGACGCCGAGGCGCCTGGCCACCCCGACGACTTGACCTTGTCGTGA
- a CDS encoding NAD(P)H-binding protein → MKVFIIGVSGAVGGLLARELRDRGDEVSGLVRREEQRADLAARGVDARVGDLASMKAEAMASLFKGMDAVVYTAGSNGGARDVTVAIDGEGVVTALDAASLAGVPRFALVSVLPEAGRGENLSADEEFYFAVKKLVDVTVSMSDLDWLILRPSMLVDDPANGTVALGPAQPHDEIPREDVAATLAELLHETRISRQILELNQGATPIAQAVRAAAPRAFGGGF, encoded by the coding sequence ATGAAGGTTTTCATCATCGGAGTCAGCGGAGCCGTCGGCGGACTGCTGGCGCGAGAGCTGCGTGACCGCGGCGACGAGGTCTCGGGCCTCGTGCGCCGGGAGGAGCAACGGGCCGATCTCGCCGCGCGCGGCGTCGACGCGCGCGTCGGCGACCTTGCCTCCATGAAAGCCGAGGCGATGGCATCCCTGTTCAAGGGAATGGATGCCGTCGTCTACACCGCCGGCTCGAACGGCGGCGCCCGCGACGTCACGGTCGCGATCGACGGCGAAGGCGTGGTCACGGCACTGGACGCCGCGTCACTCGCCGGGGTGCCGCGCTTCGCGCTGGTATCGGTGCTGCCCGAGGCAGGCCGCGGGGAGAACCTCAGCGCCGACGAGGAGTTCTACTTCGCGGTGAAGAAGCTCGTGGACGTCACCGTCAGCATGAGCGACCTCGACTGGCTGATCCTGCGGCCGTCGATGCTCGTCGATGACCCCGCGAACGGCACAGTCGCGCTCGGCCCCGCTCAGCCGCACGACGAGATCCCCCGCGAAGACGTCGCCGCCACCCTCGCTGAGCTGCTGCACGAGACCCGGATCTCCCGGCAGATCCTCGAGCTCAATCAGGGCGCGACGCCGATCGCGCAGGCGGTTCGGGCGGCCGCGCCGCGTGCCTTCGGGGGCGGGTTCTGA
- a CDS encoding helix-turn-helix transcriptional regulator codes for MAHLLGRRAEREAVDALLSRARAGRSGSLVVRGEAGIGKTALLEHARAAARSTGFRVEVSVGVESESQFAFAGLHQLCASLLHHASALPEPQQRALAVAFGQQAGDPPDRFLVGLATLSLLAEVAEAAPLLCLVDDAQWLDDASAQVLAFVARRVSAERIALVFAVRDPARGDAAAEPAALAGLPEVRLDGLGEAHARELLTSALPAPLDERVFERIIAESYGNPLALLELPLSAPAAQLAGGYELPSALDVPRRLEESFRRRSHSLPVDTRLLLLTAAAEPTGDAALLRRAAALLGVADDALGPAEAAGLLKVNGRVRFRHPLVRSAIYRDAAPPDVRRAHEALAAATDADVDPDRRAWHRAQAVLGTDEHVAAELERSAGRARARGGLAASAAFMQQAAALTPDPATRAGRALEAAYAKHEAGASEAASELLAMAAAGPLDALRRARVELLRARIAYHVTRDGEGPVMLLKAAESLARLHPALSRETYLDALDAAISTGDPGMGSAVRDVAEAARRAPVPPGPPRPVDLLLDGLVTTFTRGYAAGVPELRQALAAFCDGVSGDPATDADIRRWGWLAARTAMTVFDEDLFFTLGAHHMRSAREAGALATLPAALLVQSVMLVLSGEFTRAAEQTEAAAATKAGLHLHTRLILAAWRGHAEEAAEITSMIGQAGPARGRSAEMTIAGYALAVLHNGSGNYAAAQSAAARGIESEGLKYNNLIYSELIEAASRSGQPESATEALAELTARANAAGTPWALGLAARSRAMTTTGPDAEDHYREAIDHLARSRMAAHLARTHLVYGEWLRREGRRQDAREQLRTAHDMLTTMGAEAFAERAARELRATGEHPQKRTAKPTDALTAQELHIARLVAAGATSREVGTQLFLSPRTIEAHLRNIFRKLGITSRRQLREMPLS; via the coding sequence GTGGCGCACCTCTTGGGCCGCCGCGCCGAGCGCGAAGCGGTCGACGCACTCCTCTCCCGCGCGCGCGCCGGGCGCAGCGGGTCGCTCGTGGTGCGCGGCGAAGCCGGCATCGGAAAGACGGCGCTGCTCGAGCACGCCCGCGCCGCCGCGCGATCAACGGGGTTCCGTGTGGAGGTCTCGGTCGGCGTGGAGTCGGAGTCGCAGTTCGCGTTCGCCGGTCTGCACCAGTTGTGCGCGTCGCTGCTGCATCACGCGAGTGCCCTGCCCGAACCGCAGCAGCGCGCGCTGGCCGTGGCGTTCGGTCAGCAGGCGGGCGACCCTCCCGACCGCTTTCTGGTGGGGCTCGCGACGCTCAGCCTGCTGGCCGAGGTGGCGGAAGCGGCGCCGCTGCTGTGCCTCGTCGACGACGCGCAGTGGCTCGACGACGCATCCGCGCAGGTGCTCGCGTTCGTGGCGCGACGGGTGTCTGCCGAGCGGATCGCGCTCGTGTTCGCCGTACGTGACCCGGCGCGAGGGGATGCCGCAGCCGAGCCCGCCGCGCTGGCCGGCTTGCCGGAGGTACGCCTCGACGGTCTCGGCGAGGCGCATGCGCGGGAACTGCTGACGTCGGCGCTGCCCGCTCCCCTCGACGAGAGGGTCTTCGAGCGGATCATCGCGGAGTCATACGGCAATCCGCTGGCGCTGCTGGAGCTGCCCCTGAGCGCGCCGGCCGCCCAGCTGGCAGGCGGATACGAGCTGCCGAGCGCCCTGGATGTGCCGCGCCGCCTCGAAGAGAGCTTCCGCCGTCGCTCCCATAGCCTGCCCGTCGACACGCGGCTGCTGCTGCTCACCGCGGCGGCAGAGCCCACCGGCGATGCGGCGCTGCTGCGCCGCGCGGCGGCGCTGCTGGGGGTTGCCGATGACGCGCTCGGACCCGCTGAAGCCGCCGGGCTGCTGAAGGTCAACGGCCGGGTAAGGTTCCGGCATCCACTCGTGCGTTCGGCGATCTACCGCGACGCGGCGCCCCCCGATGTGCGCCGCGCGCATGAGGCGCTGGCGGCGGCCACCGACGCCGACGTCGACCCCGATCGGCGCGCGTGGCACCGCGCGCAGGCGGTGCTGGGCACCGACGAGCATGTCGCCGCGGAGCTGGAGCGGTCGGCCGGCCGAGCGCGCGCCCGCGGCGGGCTGGCCGCATCGGCGGCGTTCATGCAGCAGGCGGCGGCGCTGACTCCCGACCCCGCCACCCGAGCCGGCCGGGCGCTCGAAGCCGCGTACGCCAAGCACGAGGCCGGCGCGTCCGAAGCGGCATCCGAACTGCTGGCGATGGCCGCCGCGGGGCCGCTCGACGCGTTGCGGCGGGCCCGCGTCGAGCTGCTGCGCGCGCGGATCGCGTACCACGTCACACGCGACGGTGAGGGGCCGGTGATGCTGTTGAAGGCGGCCGAGAGCCTTGCCCGCCTGCATCCGGCGCTCTCACGCGAAACCTACCTCGACGCACTCGACGCCGCGATCAGCACCGGCGACCCCGGGATGGGCTCCGCGGTGCGGGACGTGGCTGAGGCCGCCCGCAGGGCACCCGTCCCCCCTGGGCCACCACGACCGGTGGATCTGCTGCTCGACGGGCTGGTGACCACGTTCACCCGGGGGTACGCGGCGGGCGTGCCGGAGTTGCGGCAGGCGCTGGCCGCATTCTGCGACGGCGTAAGCGGTGACCCGGCGACCGACGCAGACATCCGCCGCTGGGGATGGCTCGCGGCGCGGACGGCGATGACGGTCTTCGACGAGGACCTCTTCTTCACGCTCGGCGCGCACCATATGCGGTCGGCCCGTGAAGCCGGCGCGCTGGCCACGCTCCCCGCGGCTCTCCTCGTCCAGTCCGTCATGCTCGTGCTCTCCGGTGAGTTCACCCGGGCGGCCGAGCAGACCGAGGCCGCAGCGGCCACCAAGGCCGGACTCCACCTTCACACGCGCCTCATCCTGGCTGCGTGGCGCGGCCATGCCGAAGAGGCCGCGGAGATCACCTCAATGATCGGCCAGGCGGGCCCCGCCCGCGGGCGCAGCGCCGAGATGACCATTGCCGGGTACGCCTTGGCGGTGTTGCACAACGGTTCGGGCAACTACGCGGCGGCACAGAGCGCCGCGGCACGGGGCATCGAATCCGAAGGCCTGAAGTACAACAACCTCATCTACTCCGAACTCATCGAGGCGGCCAGCCGTTCCGGCCAGCCCGAGAGCGCGACCGAAGCACTCGCAGAGCTCACCGCACGAGCGAACGCCGCCGGCACCCCCTGGGCCCTCGGACTGGCCGCCCGTTCGCGCGCGATGACCACCACCGGGCCGGACGCCGAGGACCACTACCGCGAGGCGATCGACCACCTCGCGCGCAGCCGCATGGCGGCCCACCTGGCCCGCACGCACCTCGTCTACGGCGAGTGGCTGCGCCGTGAGGGCCGGCGCCAGGACGCCCGCGAACAGCTGCGCACCGCCCACGACATGCTGACGACCATGGGCGCCGAGGCGTTCGCCGAGCGCGCCGCCCGCGAGCTGCGTGCCACGGGCGAGCACCCGCAGAAGCGCACCGCCAAGCCGACCGATGCCCTCACCGCGCAGGAGCTGCACATCGCCCGGCTGGTGGCGGCGGGCGCGACGTCACGGGAGGTGGGTACGCAGCTGTTCCTCAGCCCGCGCACGATCGAGGCGCACCTGCGCAACATCTTCCGCAAGCTCGGCATCACCTCCCGCCGGCAGCTGCGCGAGATGCCGCTCTCCTGA